Within the Enterobacter roggenkampii genome, the region CATCACATTTACCGTCACCAGTGACCCGGAAGTGGCCTTTAGCGGCGCGCATTTTGTCTTCGCCCAGATGCGCGTCGGCCAGTACAAAATGCGTGAGCAGGATGAGAAGATCCCGCTGCGTCACGGCGTGGTGGGCCAGGAAACCTGCGGCCCCGGCGGGCTGGCCTACGGCCTGCGCACGATCCTGCCGATGGTGGAGCTTATCGATCTGGTCGATCGCTACGCGCATGAGAAAGCCTGGATCGTGAACTACTCCAACCCGGCGGCGATCGTCGCGGAAGGCGTGCGCCGCCTGCGCCCGAACGCAAGGGTGCTGAACATCTGCGATATGCCGGTTGCCGCGATGCGCAATATGGGTGCCATTCTGGGCGTGGATCGTCATAAACTGGAAGTGGACTACTTCGGCCTGAACCACTTCGGCTGGTTTACCCGCGTGCTGGTGGACGGCGAAGACAAGCTCCCGGCGCTGCGTAAGCATATCGCGAAGTTTGGCCTGCTGACGGAAGATGCGGCTAAAACCGACCCGCAGCACTCGGATCCGTCGTGGGTGAAAACCTGGCGCAATATCAAGCCGATCATGGACAACTTCCCCGAGTATCTGCCGAACCCGTATCTGCAGTATTACCTGATGCCAAACCAGATTGTGGCGCATCAGAACCCGGACTATACCCGCGCCAACGAAGTGATGAACGGGCGCGAGAAAAAGCTGTTCGCCGCCGCCGAAGAATATCAACGCACCGGAATTTTACCGGATGCCTTCCACGTGGGCGTCCACGGTGAATTTATCGTTGACGTCGCCTGTTCGCTGGCGTTCAACCTGCGAAGCCGCCATCTGGTGATGGTGGAAAACCGCGGGGCGATTACCAACCTGCCGTACGATGCGGTGGTGGAAGTTCCCGCTTATATCACCGCCGAAGGCCCGGAACCGATTCGCGTCGGCCAGGTGCCGCTGTTCCATCAGACCCTTTTGCAACAGCAGCTCGCGTCTGAACAGCTGCTGGTAGAGGCGACAATCGAAGGCAGCTATGAAAAAGCGTTGCAGGCATTTACCCTGAACCGCACCGTGCCGACCATGGAACATGCAAAAGCGATTCTGGATGAGATGATTGAAGCCAACCGCGACTACTGGCCAGCGCTGCAAAAAGCCTGGCAGGACGGCGAACCGGTGAAAAAATAGGGGCTTGCTCGCGAGTTGAACGTGGTTTGCTTGTCGGTGTCAGAAAAAACACCGACAATCCTTTTTTACGGAAAAGAATGGAGGCAACCCATGTCCACCTCATATTTTGTCGCTGCCGACTGGCTGATTGAGCACGGCGACGATCCGGAAGTGCAGATTATCGACGCGCGTATGGCCCCTCCGGGACAAGAGCATCGTGACGTGCCCGGTGAATACCGCGCAGGGCATCTGCCTGGCGCGGTATTTTTTGATATCGAAGCCCTCTCCGATCATACCTCTCCCCTGCCGCACATGCTGCCGCGCCCGGAAGCGTTTTCCGTGGCGATGCGCGAACTGGGCGTCAGCAAAGACAAACACCTCGTTGTCTATGATGAAGGTAACCTCTTTTCCGCGCCGCGCGCGTGGTGGATGCTGAAACAGTTCGGCGTGGAAAAAGTCTCGATTCTTGCCGGCGGGCTAGCGGGCTGGAAGCGCGACGAGCTGCCGCTTCAGCAGGGTGACGTCACGCTGCCGGAAGGCGAATTCGATGCGACCTTTGACGCCCACGTGGTAAAACGCCTGACCGACGTGCTGGTCGGGAGCCATGAAAAAACGGCGCAAATCGTCGATGCCCGTCCTGCTCCGCGCTTTAATGCCGAAGCGGATGAACCGCGTCCGGGGCTGAAGCGTGGACATATTCCGGGCGCGCTGAACGTGCCGTGGGGCGACCTGGTGTTTGAGGGCGAGCTGAAAACCACCGACGAGCTGCGCGCCATTTTTGAACGTCAGGGCGTGGATTTGCATCGTCCGATTATCGCCAGCTGCGGTTCCGGCGTAACGGCCTGCGTGGTCATTCTGGCGCTCGCCACGCTCGGCGTAAGCGACGTCACGCTCTACGACGGCGCCTGGAGCGAATGGGGCGCGCGTGACGACCTGCCGGTTGAACCCGCGAAATAATGGATAACCGCCTGGCCACGCTGTTAACGCGCGGGGCGTCATTGACCCGCGCGGAGTATCGCGTTCTCGCCCACCTGACGGAGCATCCGCTGCTGGTGGGCAACATCACGGTGCGCGAGCTGGCGCAGGCGACATTCGTTTCTACCGCCACCATTATGCGGCTGTGCCAGAAGCTGGGGTTCAGCGGCTTTAGCGAGTTTATCTGGCACTGCAAGCAGCTGCTCTCCGACACGCCGCATATTGCCGCTCAGGCGCAGTCGCGCCCTGAACTCCCGGTGTTGTTTAACCAGTTTATCGCCAACTATCAGCACACCTTTCAGTGGGTTACCCAGGACAAACGCCAGCAGTTTTCCGACCTGCTGCGCCAGAAAGAGAGCTTCTTTCTCTACGGGGCCGGGTTTTCTTATCTGTTTGCGGAGTACCTGACCAAGAAGCTACAGGTAATGGGCAAAACGGCGTTTATCTCCGGACCGGGCGACAGCCGGAACATTTTTCTCAGCAATGCCGCCCGCTATCAGGTGTTTATTGCCGTCTCGCGCAGCGGCGAAACGGAGCAGGTGCTGGATAAAGCGCGGATAGCCAAAAACGTCGGCATGACGATCGTCGCGTTTACCCGCGCCTCGGCCAACACGCTGGCGGAGATGGCCGACGTGCACTTTGCCCTCTATGACGAAGCGGTGCACTTTGCCGCCGAAGCCGCAGGGGTGACGTCGTTTGAGTCGAATCTGGTGCTGCTGATGGATTTACTGCTGCTGGAAGCAACGGGGTGATATTCACCCCGCTGTCATCAGATGATGCGGTTGGTCTTGAGATCGCGCAGGAAGCCGCCCCAGCGACGCTCGTAGAACGGCGTAATGTGCTCGGTAATAAAGTGGCTGATGCCCTTCTCACCGTTTTTCACCTGGCAGATATCAATTGGTTCATCGCCCGGTAGCGTGTCGGTCGCCACGCTTCCCGCTGCCTGAACGATCTCGTCGAAATCGCCATCGGCTTCAATACCGATCAACAGCACCGGCTTTTCGTCCGCGCGCTCTTTAATGGAGCAGAGAAACGCGCGCCTGACGGGCTTGAGCGTTTTGAACAGCGTCGTCAGGGAATCAATCATCTGCGCGGGCGGCTCGGCCACTTCAGAGAGCAGCAGCGTTTCGCCCCCTTCCAGCACTTCCTGCGTGCTGAGCGGGTTGCCCTCTTCGCCAATCAGGTGGCTGATTTCACGTGGCGTAAACTCTTTCCCGGTCGGCAGCTTCGCGTTCAGGAACAGCGTCTGGCCGAGCGTCATTTCAAACAGGGTACGCACCGGCATCACCACGAACGCCTGTTCGTCTTCTACCGCTTTCTGCAGCGCTTCCAGCGAGGTGAAGAACGGGATCACCGACGTGCCGTCGTCTTTCTCCCAGTGCAGCAGATCCAGCGCGCTGTCTTCTACGACCTGTTCACCTTCAGCCGCAGCGCCCGGCACCCAGACGGTGGATTCCAGCAGCGTGCGGAAAAAGGCCGGACGGTGGGCGGGCTCGGTCGCCGCCTGCTCCAGCAGGGTTTCTAATTCGTTTTTGGTTTCTGACATAGTTTGGCTACTTCACACTTGCCCGGCGGCGCTACGCTTGCACGGGCCTACGGGTTTTGTAGGCCGGGTAAGCGTAGCGCCACCCGGCAAAAAAGATTACTCAGCCGTCAGCAGGTTCGCCACGGTACGCACGCCCAGACCGGTCGCGCCTGCGGACCACTGCTCAACCGCCGCTTTACGGTACGTCGCGGAGCAGTCGATGTGCAGCCAGCCCTCGTGGTAGTTCTCAACGAAGTGAGACAGGAAGCCTGCCGCCGTGCTTGCCCCCGCCGGGTACGCCGCGCTCGCAGTGTTGTTCAGCTCGGCAAAGTTAGACGGCAGCTGGCTGCGGTGGAACTCGGCCAGCGGCAGGCGCCAGAACGGCTCGTTCTCTGCGGCAGCGCTCGCCAGCAGGCGTGCGGCCAGCTTGTCGTCAAAGCTGAACAGCGCGTGGTAGTCGTTACCCAGCGCGGTTTTCGCCGCACCGGTCAGAGTCGCCATGTCGATGATCAGCTCAGGCTTCTGGGCAGATGCGTCGATCAGGCCATCGGCCAGCACCAGACGGCCTTCGGCGTCAGTGTTCATCACCTCAACGTTTTTGCCGTTACGGTAGCGAATGATGTCACCCAGCTTGAAGGCGTTACCGCTGACCATGTTGTCCGCGCAGCACAGGTACAGCTTCACGCGCTTTTTCAGACCGCGGGTGATGGCAAAGGCCAGCGCGCCGGTGATGGTGGCCGCGCCGCCCATGTCGGACTTCATGGAGTCCATGAACGCGCTCTGCTTCAGGCTGTAGCCGCCGGTGTCGAAGGTGATGCCTTTACCTACCAGGCAGGCAAAGACAGGGGCGTCTTTATCGCCGGTTGGGTTGTAGTCCAGCGCCAGCAGCACCGGAGGACGCTCGGAGCCGCGGCCCACGGTGTGGATACCCATGTAGTTCTGCTCGCGCAGGTCTTCACCCTTGGTGATGCGGTAGGACATCTTGTCGCCCGCCACGCCGCACAGGAGATCAACGGCGCGCTGCGCCAGCTGCTCAGGGCCTAACTCTTCCGCCGGGGCGTTGATGGTGTCGCGTACCCAGTCGATGATTTTCAGGCGGCTTTCCAGCTCTTTCTGACCGGCTTCGTCAAGGTTGGCCCACTCAATTTTACGGGTGCCTTTCGGCCCTTTGTAGCCTGCCCAGAACGCCCAGCTGCGGTCGGTGTCCCACCCTTCGCCTTCCAGCGAGACATGCTTAATGCCCAGACCGTCAATTTTACGCGCGGCGCGCTGGATCAGGCCCAAATCATCATTGCCCGTCAGGTGCAGGGTAATACCGTCGTTATTAATGCTGTAGGTGGCTTTCTCGCCCCAGCGCGCGTCGGCAGGCTGATTCGAGAGCGTAATCTTCATCGCTTCGGTCATTTTATTTTTCCTTATTAGCAACTAGCAAACGGGCCGCCTGAAGGCAGCCCGCTTTGTTATTTATTCTGCTTCATCTAACCAGACTAACAGAATCGCCTCCAGAATTTTTTCATTGGATGCGTTTGGATCGTCGTCGAAATCCTCTAAATCGCAGATCCACTGATGCATATCGGTGAATCGTACGGTCTTCGGATCGAGATCCGGGTTCGCGTCGTAGAGCGCTTCGCCGATTTCACGGCTGTCTGTCCACTTCAGTCCCATATTAATGCTCGCGTGCGTGGTTGATGGTGTAGCGTGGGAACTCCACGACCAGATCTTCATCGGTCACCGCAGCCTGGCAGCTTAAGCGGCTGTCTGGCTCCAGACCCCATGCTTTATCCAGCATGTCGTCTTCGTCTTCGGTGCTCTCGGCGAGAGAGTCAAAACCTTCACGCACGATGCAGTGGCAGGTGGTGCAGGCACAGGATTTTTCACAGGCGTGTTCCACTTCGATACCTGCACGCAGGGCAACATCGAGAATGGTTTCACCGGTCTTCGCTTCCAGAACAGCGCCATCCGGACAGAGGTCCGCATGAGGCAAAATTACAATCTTTGGCATATTAAACCTCGTCCACGGACTGGCCTTTCAGCGCGACGCGGACAGATTTGTCCATGCGGCGAGCAGCGAAGTCCTGGGTTTGTTTATCAACGTTTTTAATGGCTTCTTCTATTGCGTCAGCGTCATTACCTTCGGCCACGGCGCTTAAGCGCGCGGCGGCTTCATCAATCACCTGGCGCTCAGCGGCGCTTAACAGCGCGGCATCGGCAGCGAGCGCGCCGTTCAGGCTCTCCAGCACGCGGGCGGCTTCAACTTTTTGTTCAGCCAGCATACGCGCCTTCACATCCTGCTCGGCGTAGCTCATTGAGTCCTGAATCATGGAGGCGATTTCGCCATCGGTCAGGCCGTAGGACGGCTTCACCTGAATGGACGATTCCACGCCGGTGGATTTTTCCATCGCCGTGACGCTCAGCAGGCCGTCCGCGTCCACCTGGAAGGTGACGCGAATATGCGCCCCGCCCGCCGGCAGCGCCGGGATGCCTCGCAGCGCAAAGCGCGCCAGAGAGCGGCAGTCCTGCACCAGCTCGCGTTCGCCCTGCATCACGTGGATGGACATCGCGGTCTGGCCGTCTTTAAAGGTGGTGAACTCCTGCGCGCGCGCCACCGGAATGGTGGTGTTACGCGGGATCACTTTCTCCACCAGGCCGCCCATGGTTTCTAAACCCAGCGACAGCGGGATGACGTCCAGCAGCAGCATTTCGCTGTCCGGCTTGTTGCCAACCAGAATATCGGCCTGGATCGCGGCGCCCACGGCAACCACTTTGTCCGGGTCGATGGAGGTCAGCGGCGTGCGGCCAAAGAATTCGCCCACGCGCTCGCGCACCAGCGGCACGCGGGTCGAACCGCCCACCATGACCACTTCCAGCACCTCGTTCGCCTCAACGCCGGCATCTTTCAATGCGCGACGGCAGGCCAGTAAGGTGCGTTTCACCAGCGGGGCAATCAGTTCGTTAAACTGGTCGCGGGTGATGTCACCCTGCCAGCCCGCAACATTGACGGTAACCGTCTGCGCATCGCTCAGGGCGATTTTGGCGTCGATGGCCGCATCCAGCAGTTCACGCTGTATGCGCGCATCGCTGCGATCGCTGATGCCCGCCTGCTCGCGGATGTAGTCCGCCAGCAGATGGTCGAAGTCATCGCCGCCCAGCGCGGAATCCCCGCCGGTCGCCAG harbors:
- the pepB gene encoding aminopeptidase PepB, giving the protein MTEAMKITLSNQPADARWGEKATYSINNDGITLHLTGNDDLGLIQRAARKIDGLGIKHVSLEGEGWDTDRSWAFWAGYKGPKGTRKIEWANLDEAGQKELESRLKIIDWVRDTINAPAEELGPEQLAQRAVDLLCGVAGDKMSYRITKGEDLREQNYMGIHTVGRGSERPPVLLALDYNPTGDKDAPVFACLVGKGITFDTGGYSLKQSAFMDSMKSDMGGAATITGALAFAITRGLKKRVKLYLCCADNMVSGNAFKLGDIIRYRNGKNVEVMNTDAEGRLVLADGLIDASAQKPELIIDMATLTGAAKTALGNDYHALFSFDDKLAARLLASAAAENEPFWRLPLAEFHRSQLPSNFAELNNTASAAYPAGASTAAGFLSHFVENYHEGWLHIDCSATYRKAAVEQWSAGATGLGVRTVANLLTAE
- the fdx gene encoding ISC system 2Fe-2S type ferredoxin — its product is MPKIVILPHADLCPDGAVLEAKTGETILDVALRAGIEVEHACEKSCACTTCHCIVREGFDSLAESTEDEDDMLDKAWGLEPDSRLSCQAAVTDEDLVVEFPRYTINHAREH
- the sseB gene encoding enhanced serine sensitivity protein SseB, coding for MSETKNELETLLEQAATEPAHRPAFFRTLLESTVWVPGAAAEGEQVVEDSALDLLHWEKDDGTSVIPFFTSLEALQKAVEDEQAFVVMPVRTLFEMTLGQTLFLNAKLPTGKEFTPREISHLIGEEGNPLSTQEVLEGGETLLLSEVAEPPAQMIDSLTTLFKTLKPVRRAFLCSIKERADEKPVLLIGIEADGDFDEIVQAAGSVATDTLPGDEPIDICQVKNGEKGISHFITEHITPFYERRWGGFLRDLKTNRII
- the sseA gene encoding 3-mercaptopyruvate sulfurtransferase; protein product: MSTSYFVAADWLIEHGDDPEVQIIDARMAPPGQEHRDVPGEYRAGHLPGAVFFDIEALSDHTSPLPHMLPRPEAFSVAMRELGVSKDKHLVVYDEGNLFSAPRAWWMLKQFGVEKVSILAGGLAGWKRDELPLQQGDVTLPEGEFDATFDAHVVKRLTDVLVGSHEKTAQIVDARPAPRFNAEADEPRPGLKRGHIPGALNVPWGDLVFEGELKTTDELRAIFERQGVDLHRPIIASCGSGVTACVVILALATLGVSDVTLYDGAWSEWGARDDLPVEPAK
- the iscX gene encoding Fe-S cluster assembly protein IscX, which gives rise to MGLKWTDSREIGEALYDANPDLDPKTVRFTDMHQWICDLEDFDDDPNASNEKILEAILLVWLDEAE
- a CDS encoding 6-phospho-alpha-glucosidase, which gives rise to MLTPPFILSIAGGGSTYTPGIVKSLMVRLQDFPLAEIRLYDIDEARQNTIAPVVEKVIRDHSQRITFTVTSDPEVAFSGAHFVFAQMRVGQYKMREQDEKIPLRHGVVGQETCGPGGLAYGLRTILPMVELIDLVDRYAHEKAWIVNYSNPAAIVAEGVRRLRPNARVLNICDMPVAAMRNMGAILGVDRHKLEVDYFGLNHFGWFTRVLVDGEDKLPALRKHIAKFGLLTEDAAKTDPQHSDPSWVKTWRNIKPIMDNFPEYLPNPYLQYYLMPNQIVAHQNPDYTRANEVMNGREKKLFAAAEEYQRTGILPDAFHVGVHGEFIVDVACSLAFNLRSRHLVMVENRGAITNLPYDAVVEVPAYITAEGPEPIRVGQVPLFHQTLLQQQLASEQLLVEATIEGSYEKALQAFTLNRTVPTMEHAKAILDEMIEANRDYWPALQKAWQDGEPVKK
- a CDS encoding MurR/RpiR family transcriptional regulator; this translates as MDNRLATLLTRGASLTRAEYRVLAHLTEHPLLVGNITVRELAQATFVSTATIMRLCQKLGFSGFSEFIWHCKQLLSDTPHIAAQAQSRPELPVLFNQFIANYQHTFQWVTQDKRQQFSDLLRQKESFFLYGAGFSYLFAEYLTKKLQVMGKTAFISGPGDSRNIFLSNAARYQVFIAVSRSGETEQVLDKARIAKNVGMTIVAFTRASANTLAEMADVHFALYDEAVHFAAEAAGVTSFESNLVLLMDLLLLEATG
- the hscA gene encoding Fe-S protein assembly chaperone HscA, translated to MALLQISEPGLSAAPHQRRLAVGIDLGTTNSLVATVRSGQAETLADEQGRHLLPSVVHYQQQGHAVGYDARANAARDPANTISSVKRMMGRSLADIQTRYPHLPYQLQASENGLPMIATAAGLLNPIRVSADILKALAERATATLGGDLDGVVITVPAYFDDAQRQGTKDAARLAGLHVLRLLNEPTAAAIAYGLDSGQEGVIAVYDLGGGTFDISILRLSRGVFEVLATGGDSALGGDDFDHLLADYIREQAGISDRSDARIQRELLDAAIDAKIALSDAQTVTVNVAGWQGDITRDQFNELIAPLVKRTLLACRRALKDAGVEANEVLEVVMVGGSTRVPLVRERVGEFFGRTPLTSIDPDKVVAVGAAIQADILVGNKPDSEMLLLDVIPLSLGLETMGGLVEKVIPRNTTIPVARAQEFTTFKDGQTAMSIHVMQGERELVQDCRSLARFALRGIPALPAGGAHIRVTFQVDADGLLSVTAMEKSTGVESSIQVKPSYGLTDGEIASMIQDSMSYAEQDVKARMLAEQKVEAARVLESLNGALAADAALLSAAERQVIDEAAARLSAVAEGNDADAIEEAIKNVDKQTQDFAARRMDKSVRVALKGQSVDEV